One segment of Legionella sp. PC997 DNA contains the following:
- a CDS encoding DUF302 domain-containing protein — protein MINIKYGFGKEVLYSFDDAIKKVTEELQKEGFGVLTNIDVSATLKKKLNKDMPPYQILGACNPQFAHHALEKEPSIGLLLPCNVVVRQDDIGKVHIEFMDPKSVLELVGNPEINLVAGEVRQKLERVLSAL, from the coding sequence ATGATCAATATAAAATATGGATTTGGAAAAGAAGTATTGTATTCATTTGATGATGCAATTAAAAAAGTTACTGAAGAACTGCAAAAAGAGGGATTTGGAGTTCTTACAAATATAGATGTGTCAGCAACTTTGAAAAAAAAATTAAATAAAGATATGCCTCCCTATCAAATTCTTGGTGCATGCAATCCGCAATTTGCCCATCATGCTTTAGAAAAGGAGCCATCTATAGGTTTGCTTCTACCATGTAATGTGGTTGTACGCCAGGATGATATAGGCAAAGTGCATATTGAATTTATGGATCCAAAATCAGTATTAGAATTGGTCGGCAATCCTGAGATCAATCTGGTCGCTGGAGAAGTAAGACAAAAACTGGAGAGAGTATTAAGCGCATTGTAA
- a CDS encoding recombinase family protein: protein MKIGYARVSTTDQNLELQLVALKEAGCKRIYQEKISGAKRDRPELQRLLDQLRPEDVVVVWKLDRLARSTQHLLELIDCIRTTEASFCSLSEPWADTTSHAGKMIMTVFAGIAEFERDLIRERTGAGRAAAKQRGVRFGRPEKMNKEQKSLAKRLLQEDKSVSEIAKTFNVHKATIYRLQQE, encoded by the coding sequence ATGAAAATTGGGTATGCTCGCGTTTCAACCACGGATCAAAATTTAGAGTTGCAATTAGTTGCACTAAAAGAAGCTGGTTGTAAACGTATCTATCAGGAAAAAATTTCTGGTGCAAAAAGAGATCGTCCAGAATTACAACGATTACTTGATCAGCTTCGACCTGAAGATGTAGTCGTTGTTTGGAAATTGGATAGATTGGCGCGTTCAACCCAGCATTTATTAGAATTAATAGACTGCATAAGAACAACAGAGGCTTCCTTTTGTTCGCTTTCCGAGCCTTGGGCAGATACCACTTCTCATGCCGGTAAAATGATCATGACCGTATTCGCAGGTATTGCAGAATTTGAGCGTGACTTAATTCGTGAACGTACTGGTGCGGGTCGCGCAGCTGCAAAGCAACGTGGAGTTCGTTTTGGACGACCTGAAAAAATGAATAAAGAACAAAAGTCATTGGCCAAGCGGCTTTTGCAAGAAGATAAATCGGTAAGTGAGATTGCAAAAACGTTTAATGTCCATAAAGCAACAATTTATCGTTTACAACAAGAATAA
- a CDS encoding Tn3 family transposase, which produces MPVSFLSPVQCDNYAKYPTDLPPDIVDSLFFLDDQDMEWIANKRGDFSRLGYALQLTTVRFIGAFISDLNQIPRVVIERVAIQIKVNDPESCISMYMKSEQRWRHAVEIRARYGYIEFAEKGSRYRLGRILCALCWTGTDRPGVLFDHAVGWLSTNKILLPGITVLERFVAEIRSRMESRLWRMLIKNLSASQQEKLNDLLVVEDDEHLSLLDKLRKGPVSISSTALVQALKRVESARNISVELPLYRIPACKIATLARFANTAKITAINRLPFERKMATLVAFANHFESDSQDDSLDVLSMVLRDLFSKAKQENKNTRLRTLKDLDQATATLVDACKLLLNTELCDHEIRDTIYTTVGHEALVSAVENATALIRPPSNVFYHELEQKEKTVQKFLPSLLRVINFDSNQAGKPLLASLEWLKGKQTDEPPMEIIGTSWKRNIVIKNECSVINWPQDEPRPTYRVIKKLVKTQDGIILHNDKLLYADLINKKIKEIVVPEKKQSQVEKLKKSILNMKEVQKNANNKELALITSITGRDSNRTTIDRTAYIFCVLDKLQSALKHRDVFISPSWRYADPRANLYSGSEWEAIRPMICRSLNLTIDPMLAITSLTDELHQVYRLVAANIDNNPAVRFETVKGNEELILTQLDALDEPPSLKALRAAVKAKLPRVDLPEMVLEIATRTGFADGFTHINEGSARAEDLLISLCAELLADACNTGREPFVREDIPALKRDRLVWVDQNYIRNETIMAVNAILVSAQNQIPLAKKWGGGDIASADGMRFVVPVRTVHAAPNPKYFKSGRGVTWYNLISNQRTGLNAVTVPGTLRDSLILLGVVLEQQTELQPTRIMTDAGAYSDIVFGLFRLLGLRFSPRLADMGGARFWRIDPLADYGKLNVLAKSRININLVPPEWDDILRLLASLKLGRVPAEGIMRTLQVADKPTRLAKAIAEIGRIDKTIHMLNYLHDESFRRQTLVQLNLGEGRHSLGRSVFHGKRGELHQRYRAGQEDQLGALGLVLNIITLWNTIYMDAAINQLRQEGFPVYDEDVARLSAYGYGHINMLGRYSFAMPDEVKRGELRPLRTTEKP; this is translated from the coding sequence ATGCCTGTTAGTTTTCTCTCCCCAGTACAATGTGACAATTACGCTAAATATCCTACTGACCTACCACCAGATATCGTAGATAGCCTTTTTTTCCTCGATGATCAGGATATGGAGTGGATTGCAAACAAGCGTGGTGACTTCAGCAGGTTAGGTTATGCATTACAGCTGACAACAGTTCGATTTATTGGAGCTTTTATTTCCGACTTGAATCAGATTCCTCGTGTGGTAATTGAGCGAGTTGCTATTCAAATCAAGGTTAATGATCCTGAAAGTTGCATATCAATGTACATGAAAAGTGAGCAGCGTTGGCGTCATGCTGTTGAAATTCGAGCGCGTTATGGCTATATAGAATTTGCTGAAAAAGGTAGTCGTTATCGTCTTGGTCGCATATTATGTGCACTATGCTGGACTGGTACTGACAGACCTGGAGTGCTTTTTGATCATGCAGTGGGTTGGCTATCGACCAACAAAATATTGTTACCAGGTATTACAGTTCTTGAGCGTTTTGTTGCAGAAATTCGCTCCAGGATGGAGTCTCGCTTATGGCGAATGTTGATTAAAAATTTAAGCGCATCACAACAGGAAAAACTGAATGACCTCTTGGTGGTAGAGGATGACGAACATCTGTCATTGCTTGATAAACTGCGTAAAGGTCCGGTTAGCATCAGTAGCACAGCTCTTGTGCAAGCATTAAAACGGGTTGAGTCTGCCCGCAACATTAGTGTTGAATTACCACTGTACCGCATCCCCGCCTGTAAAATAGCAACACTTGCACGCTTTGCTAATACGGCAAAAATTACAGCCATCAACCGCTTGCCGTTTGAGCGTAAAATGGCGACGCTCGTTGCTTTTGCGAATCATTTTGAGTCAGACTCCCAAGATGATTCTCTGGACGTGCTCAGTATGGTATTGCGTGATTTATTCTCAAAGGCCAAGCAAGAAAATAAAAATACACGACTGCGAACTCTTAAAGATCTCGATCAAGCTACAGCCACATTGGTCGATGCATGTAAATTACTACTGAATACAGAATTATGTGATCATGAAATTCGGGACACAATTTATACAACAGTAGGTCATGAAGCGCTTGTATCTGCAGTTGAAAATGCCACTGCCTTAATCAGGCCGCCAAGTAATGTGTTTTATCATGAGCTTGAACAAAAGGAAAAAACAGTTCAGAAATTTTTACCTTCGCTCCTTCGAGTAATAAATTTTGATAGTAATCAAGCGGGAAAACCTCTTCTTGCCAGTCTTGAATGGTTAAAGGGAAAACAAACGGATGAACCGCCAATGGAGATTATTGGAACATCATGGAAACGTAATATTGTTATTAAAAATGAATGTAGCGTTATCAATTGGCCACAAGACGAACCACGACCCACTTATCGCGTCATAAAGAAACTTGTAAAAACCCAAGATGGTATCATTTTGCATAACGATAAACTTTTATATGCTGACCTTATCAATAAAAAAATTAAGGAAATCGTTGTACCAGAGAAAAAACAATCTCAAGTTGAGAAATTGAAAAAATCCATTTTAAACATGAAGGAAGTTCAAAAAAACGCAAATAATAAAGAGCTTGCATTAATAACATCAATAACTGGCCGGGATAGCAATAGAACTACAATTGACCGAACAGCATATATATTTTGTGTTCTTGATAAATTGCAATCGGCACTGAAACATAGGGATGTGTTCATAAGTCCGAGTTGGCGGTATGCTGATCCAAGAGCCAATCTTTATTCTGGCTCAGAGTGGGAGGCAATACGTCCTATGATTTGCCGCTCATTAAATTTAACAATTGACCCAATGTTAGCCATAACAAGCCTTACAGATGAACTACATCAAGTGTATCGGTTAGTTGCTGCAAATATTGATAATAACCCTGCTGTTCGATTTGAAACAGTTAAGGGTAATGAGGAGCTGATTCTAACTCAGCTTGATGCACTTGATGAGCCTCCATCATTAAAAGCATTGAGAGCTGCTGTAAAAGCCAAATTACCACGTGTCGATTTACCCGAGATGGTACTTGAGATAGCCACACGTACTGGATTTGCGGATGGATTTACCCACATCAATGAAGGAAGTGCGCGTGCTGAGGATCTATTAATCAGTTTATGTGCTGAATTGCTAGCAGACGCTTGCAATACTGGACGAGAACCGTTTGTTCGTGAGGACATACCTGCTTTAAAAAGAGATAGATTGGTATGGGTTGATCAAAATTATATTCGAAATGAAACGATAATGGCGGTCAATGCCATTTTAGTTTCTGCTCAAAATCAAATTCCATTAGCTAAGAAATGGGGCGGAGGCGATATTGCATCGGCTGATGGCATGCGCTTCGTTGTACCGGTTAGAACAGTGCACGCTGCTCCAAATCCAAAATATTTTAAATCAGGTCGTGGTGTCACTTGGTACAATCTAATCTCTAATCAACGAACTGGCTTAAATGCTGTAACAGTACCTGGCACTTTACGTGATAGCCTAATATTGTTAGGCGTTGTTCTTGAGCAACAGACGGAATTACAGCCAACGCGGATCATGACAGATGCAGGCGCATACAGTGATATTGTATTTGGACTGTTTCGTTTGTTGGGACTTCGTTTCAGTCCGCGATTGGCTGATATGGGTGGTGCTAGATTCTGGCGGATTGATCCGTTGGCTGATTATGGAAAGCTCAATGTACTTGCAAAAAGTCGTATAAATATAAATCTTGTTCCTCCTGAGTGGGATGATATTTTACGTTTATTGGCTTCATTAAAACTCGGGAGAGTTCCCGCAGAAGGCATTATGCGCACTCTTCAAGTTGCTGATAAACCAACTCGTTTAGCCAAAGCAATTGCCGAAATTGGGCGAATTGACAAAACTATCCACATGCTCAATTATCTTCATGATGAGTCATTCCGTCGTCAGACTTTGGTACAACTAAATTTGGGCGAAGGCAGACACAGTTTAGGTCGTTCTGTTTTTCATGGTAAGCGAGGAGAACTTCATCAGCGGTATCGTGCAGGGCAAGAAGATCAGTTAGGTGCCCTTGGACTGGTTTTAAATATCATTACACTTTGGAACACTATTTACATGGATGCTGCCATTAATCAATTACGACAAGAAGGCTTCCCCGTATACGATGAAGATGTAGCCAGACTGTCCGCATATGGATATGGTCATATTAATATGCTCGGACGATATTCCTTTGCCATGCCAGATGAGGTAAAACGTGGTGAGTTAAGGCCATTAAGAACAACAGAAAAGCCTTAA
- a CDS encoding recombinase family protein, with amino-acid sequence MLIGYARVSTDDQNLNLQNDALINAGCEKIFNDQITGSKIQRPGLEAALEFAREGDIFVVWRLDRLSRSLKDLIDMVALLDSRKVGLRSLHESIDTSSSSGKLIFHIFGALAEFERNLIRERTHAGLEAARARGRNGGRPKKLNKDKSKLALQLYKEKKHSIKQICNLIGISKPTLYKYVKESD; translated from the coding sequence ATGCTAATTGGATATGCCCGAGTTTCTACAGATGATCAAAATTTAAACTTACAAAATGATGCCTTAATAAATGCAGGATGTGAGAAAATTTTCAATGATCAAATTACTGGAAGCAAAATTCAACGACCAGGTTTAGAGGCTGCTTTAGAGTTCGCCCGGGAGGGAGATATTTTCGTTGTTTGGCGTTTAGACCGACTAAGTCGTTCACTTAAAGATTTAATTGACATGGTCGCCCTTCTTGATTCAAGAAAAGTTGGATTAAGAAGTCTTCATGAATCAATTGATACATCATCTAGTTCCGGGAAGTTAATTTTCCATATCTTCGGGGCACTCGCCGAATTTGAAAGAAATTTAATTCGCGAACGAACTCATGCAGGCTTAGAGGCAGCAAGAGCAAGAGGACGAAATGGCGGACGGCCTAAAAAATTAAATAAAGACAAATCAAAATTAGCTCTTCAACTTTATAAAGAAAAAAAACATAGTATAAAGCAAATTTGTAATTTGATTGGCATTTCGAAGCCTACTTTATACAAGTATGTTAAAGAATCAGATTAA
- a CDS encoding type II toxin-antitoxin system RelE/ParE family toxin yields the protein MNWTIKITNKAAKQVDKLPKSAKATLLLLLRDIERNGPSTSGSWKNYGKLKGMIGDKRHCHLMKGKPTYVCCWEVIDKQVKIIEVYYVGTHEKAPY from the coding sequence ATGAACTGGACAATAAAAATAACAAACAAAGCCGCTAAGCAAGTAGATAAGCTACCGAAATCTGCTAAAGCTACTTTATTACTTTTGCTTCGTGATATAGAGCGAAATGGGCCAAGTACAAGTGGAAGCTGGAAAAACTATGGAAAATTAAAGGGCATGATAGGGGATAAACGTCATTGTCATTTAATGAAAGGAAAACCAACGTATGTTTGTTGTTGGGAAGTTATCGATAAACAAGTAAAAATTATTGAGGTGTATTATGTCGGAACACATGAAAAAGCCCCATACTGA
- a CDS encoding helix-turn-helix domain-containing protein — MSEHMKKPHTENIAMVTWHGAHYALPVRVIEKYRVKEESKSHLSIDDVFGELINEHGEPGLLLRGLRHREGLSQIEFSKTLNITQTNLSAMENGRRPIGKELAKRIAEKFQVDYRIFL, encoded by the coding sequence ATGTCGGAACACATGAAAAAGCCCCATACTGAAAATATTGCTATGGTTACTTGGCATGGAGCACATTATGCGTTGCCAGTAAGGGTTATTGAAAAATATAGAGTTAAAGAAGAAAGTAAATCTCATTTATCTATTGATGATGTTTTTGGTGAGCTTATCAATGAGCATGGCGAGCCTGGTCTTTTATTAAGAGGCTTACGTCATAGAGAGGGTTTAAGCCAAATTGAATTTTCAAAAACTCTAAATATAACTCAAACAAATTTGTCTGCAATGGAGAATGGTAGGCGTCCAATTGGCAAAGAGCTTGCAAAACGAATTGCTGAAAAGTTTCAAGTTGATTATCGTATCTTTTTATAA
- a CDS encoding DUF1566 domain-containing protein gives MNKNNEKRNILIISVTNLLFSGTLCAETPIWTFSAPHPKSVTVSDRGFATVIYTVTNQSRRAKSLVLKPTQGLSASVCNLAGRGSICELKLTINGSLVPPQGIHSGPILCEQNNPNQCYQPSPNNILQVSKNTINTTSLQVSVNEQVLSVTGLSEYGILTGKSVNSGRERSITITNTGAIEAMNVMYTTSPGLPIGTTISPSSCGTIAPSNTCVLTIKPGRMPSATIGDANPKPVRLSILGTNTNTVHSAIHVLAYGSMYQGGYVFAFDDTKGCISPRDCKGSVRGKIVTTKDQASGPFPGGVPWSSNGTSATRNDVSNDFIPGIALNSTSSVGIPSFSALASMFDYNNGGTTYTNLLALMASDFEACAGKSDGACNTRNIVKFYNTYVTNYSQLSSPPFTAMLASTNPYFYAAGLCTQSIAGHNDWYLPAICEMGYDDGSSAISGCGIPPAQPLLQNIQSNLVEAGISEAPSGLYWSSSEDSYDPSGEAWIQGFNSNGSYQNNDIKRSQRSVRCVRVF, from the coding sequence ATGAATAAAAACAATGAAAAAAGAAATATTTTAATAATAAGTGTAACTAACTTATTGTTCAGCGGTACACTTTGTGCTGAAACTCCAATATGGACGTTTTCGGCACCACACCCAAAAAGTGTGACAGTTTCCGATAGAGGGTTTGCGACTGTCATCTATACCGTAACAAATCAATCAAGAAGAGCAAAAAGTTTGGTATTAAAGCCAACTCAAGGTCTTAGTGCCTCCGTCTGCAACTTAGCAGGGAGGGGAAGTATATGCGAATTAAAGTTGACCATTAATGGCAGTTTGGTACCCCCACAAGGCATTCATTCAGGGCCTATACTATGTGAACAGAACAACCCGAATCAATGTTACCAGCCAAGTCCTAATAATATATTACAAGTAAGTAAAAATACGATCAATACCACAAGTTTGCAGGTTAGTGTGAACGAGCAGGTTTTGAGTGTTACGGGTTTGTCAGAGTATGGTATTCTCACTGGAAAATCAGTTAATTCAGGCAGGGAAAGAAGCATCACAATTACAAACACAGGGGCGATTGAGGCCATGAATGTGATGTATACAACTTCTCCAGGCTTACCAATTGGCACCACAATTAGCCCTTCGAGTTGCGGAACAATAGCGCCTTCCAATACATGTGTGCTAACAATTAAACCTGGAAGAATGCCTAGTGCAACTATTGGTGATGCTAATCCCAAACCGGTTAGATTATCTATTTTAGGGACAAATACCAATACGGTACATTCAGCGATTCATGTTTTAGCTTATGGATCTATGTACCAAGGTGGATACGTTTTTGCTTTTGACGATACTAAGGGATGTATCTCTCCTAGGGATTGCAAGGGCAGTGTGAGGGGTAAAATTGTTACTACTAAAGATCAAGCAAGTGGCCCTTTCCCAGGTGGTGTTCCTTGGAGTTCAAATGGCACTAGCGCTACCCGAAATGATGTGAGTAATGATTTTATTCCTGGCATTGCCCTGAACTCCACATCATCGGTAGGAATTCCTTCTTTTAGCGCATTAGCAAGCATGTTTGATTATAATAATGGAGGTACTACTTACACCAATTTACTTGCCTTGATGGCTTCAGATTTTGAGGCGTGCGCAGGTAAATCAGATGGGGCTTGTAATACTAGAAATATAGTGAAGTTTTATAATACCTATGTAACGAATTATTCTCAATTGAGCTCGCCTCCTTTTACAGCTATGTTAGCGTCAACGAACCCATATTTTTATGCAGCTGGTTTATGCACCCAATCAATTGCAGGGCATAATGATTGGTATTTACCGGCAATTTGTGAAATGGGGTATGATGATGGTTCATCTGCGATTTCTGGTTGTGGAATACCTCCAGCCCAACCACTATTACAAAATATTCAATCTAATTTGGTTGAGGCTGGTATTTCTGAAGCTCCCTCAGGCTTATACTGGAGTTCCTCTGAGGATAGCTACGATCCCTCTGGCGAGGCTTGGATCCAGGGATTCAACTCTAATGGCAGCTATCAAAATAACGATATTAAGCGTTCTCAGCGGAGTGTTCGATGTGTTAGAGTATTTTAA
- a CDS encoding endo alpha-1,4 polygalactosaminidase, translating into MKIKIIIGCSILGFLSTIQSSFAQNKALPSPVTCEKCMGQINQGAKWNYVISETPKFSVLADIYDIDGFSSTSKTVNTIHTQGNKAVCYISAGSWENWRPDANQFPSSVKGRSNGWPGEKWLDIRQTDILLPIMQARIDMCKEKGFDAVEFDNVDGYTNKTGFPLKNSDQAFYNAYLANMAHQAGLAVGLKNDLEQVEILLPYFDFAINEQCFEYKECNQLMPFINSNKAVLEVEYDLKPSKFCAKANSMHFSSIKKNEDLNEKVTFCN; encoded by the coding sequence ATGAAAATAAAAATAATAATAGGATGTTCAATACTAGGCTTTTTATCTACAATTCAATCTTCTTTTGCTCAAAATAAAGCGCTACCTTCACCAGTAACTTGTGAAAAATGCATGGGACAAATAAATCAAGGCGCAAAATGGAATTACGTTATCTCTGAAACGCCAAAATTTTCTGTTTTAGCTGATATTTATGATATTGATGGATTTAGCAGTACTTCCAAAACAGTGAATACCATTCATACTCAAGGTAATAAAGCTGTATGTTATATCAGTGCAGGGTCATGGGAGAATTGGCGTCCGGACGCGAACCAATTTCCCTCGTCTGTTAAGGGAAGATCAAATGGTTGGCCTGGAGAGAAGTGGCTTGATATTCGTCAAACAGACATCCTCCTTCCTATTATGCAAGCACGTATCGATATGTGTAAGGAAAAGGGTTTTGATGCTGTTGAATTTGACAATGTTGATGGGTATACCAATAAAACAGGGTTTCCCTTAAAAAATTCTGACCAAGCATTCTATAACGCTTATTTGGCTAATATGGCACATCAAGCAGGCCTAGCGGTTGGTTTGAAAAATGATTTGGAACAAGTAGAGATATTATTACCCTATTTTGATTTTGCCATCAATGAACAATGCTTTGAATATAAGGAATGCAATCAATTAATGCCTTTTATTAATTCGAATAAAGCTGTACTTGAAGTGGAATACGATTTAAAACCAAGTAAATTTTGCGCTAAAGCCAATTCCATGCACTTTAGTTCAATTAAAAAAAATGAAGATTTGAACGAAAAAGTAACATTTTGTAATTAG
- a CDS encoding outer membrane protein — translation MNNFSLIFALSAIMATGSTSAGTMGAVEPTGSWVGTLSLGPVWESGGKTQTFYLASEIEKTYAANSDTHTLFEGEVFLGFQKVLSQNLQGQLGLAIAATSNARLSGAIWDDADPEFANYVYEYQIQHTHIAAKAKLLADMGYWVTPWISGSLGVGFNYAYSYSNTPIIFEAIPNENFKSHTETTFTYTVGAGIQKALNNHWQIGVGYEFADWGKSNLDRAAGQTLNSGISLNHLYTNGVMFNLTYLA, via the coding sequence ATGAATAATTTCTCATTAATATTTGCATTATCCGCAATCATGGCAACTGGTAGTACTTCAGCGGGTACTATGGGGGCTGTAGAGCCTACGGGTTCGTGGGTGGGAACTCTGAGTTTAGGCCCCGTTTGGGAGAGTGGAGGGAAAACGCAAACTTTCTACTTGGCATCTGAGATTGAAAAGACTTATGCAGCAAATTCTGATACCCATACATTATTTGAGGGAGAAGTTTTTCTTGGTTTTCAAAAAGTACTCTCTCAAAACCTGCAAGGACAGCTAGGCTTAGCAATTGCTGCAACTAGTAATGCGAGACTTTCAGGGGCGATTTGGGATGATGCTGATCCAGAATTTGCCAATTATGTCTACGAGTACCAAATACAACATACGCATATCGCAGCCAAAGCAAAGCTTTTGGCCGACATGGGGTATTGGGTGACGCCTTGGATAAGCGGAAGTTTAGGTGTTGGTTTTAACTACGCCTACTCCTATAGTAACACGCCGATAATTTTTGAAGCCATACCCAATGAAAATTTTAAATCTCATACTGAGACTACATTCACTTATACAGTAGGCGCAGGTATACAAAAAGCATTGAATAATCATTGGCAAATAGGTGTTGGGTATGAATTTGCGGATTGGGGGAAGAGCAATCTTGATCGAGCTGCGGGGCAAACGCTAAATAGCGGAATTAGCTTAAACCATCTATACACGAACGGAGTGATGTTTAACCTCACTTATCTGGCATAA
- a CDS encoding thioredoxin fold domain-containing protein, whose translation MNINTKWSRLINKIGLGFSILGFAVGVQAAIPLWTFAPVPGFPPKLTIGITDTAQIKYTVTNQSSKSHTLQMKPIQGITSSGCIAPLGSHQSCILTLSVNGGLPGTIKGGPVLCAMGNPNQCYQPNSTDTLNIQILTQAQLSVLATYRSIFFAPPEVRTSPYFSDLLKYEVTFPPRSHWDAQKGIVAANGQFIIIGGQIITNPAEIALLLSSTTRIPLTPPYNPFNPPGPGASNDIANLLAYQTVDKQIIFIDQFQRYAVVGGQTIQIPPPPPAPILSLATTFIDYISNLPISSYGNNYQVPSNFSYDVVRSLASFVQGNPNAPKTMYVFGEPNCSVCHEFYVAMQPYVVSGQVSIHWILVSFLQPTSQGKVWSILDGKIPAGSNYPATPAGAFAYNEDNFNITSESGGIPPSTNPSAYAIRSLNKNEQAFIRYTGIVGTPTIIYINNLGQTEVMIGTPMDYPTFVNDIRG comes from the coding sequence ATGAATATTAATACAAAATGGTCGCGCTTAATAAATAAAATAGGTTTAGGATTTAGTATACTGGGGTTTGCTGTTGGAGTACAAGCTGCAATTCCTTTATGGACATTCGCGCCTGTACCCGGATTTCCACCTAAATTAACGATAGGTATCACCGATACAGCCCAAATTAAATACACAGTAACTAACCAGTCAAGCAAGTCACATACTTTACAAATGAAACCAATACAAGGGATAACTTCTTCGGGATGTATCGCTCCTTTAGGTTCTCATCAATCATGTATTTTGACTTTATCCGTAAATGGTGGTTTGCCAGGAACTATAAAGGGCGGGCCTGTGCTTTGTGCAATGGGAAATCCAAATCAGTGCTATCAGCCAAATTCAACTGATACTTTGAATATTCAGATACTTACCCAGGCACAATTAAGCGTACTAGCAACTTATAGAAGTATATTTTTCGCGCCACCTGAAGTAAGGACAAGTCCCTACTTTAGTGATTTACTAAAGTATGAGGTAACCTTTCCACCCCGATCTCATTGGGACGCCCAGAAAGGAATTGTGGCAGCAAATGGACAATTTATTATTATAGGTGGACAAATAATAACCAATCCGGCGGAAATTGCCTTACTGTTAAGCAGCACGACAAGAATCCCTCTTACGCCTCCCTATAATCCCTTCAATCCACCTGGACCAGGTGCTTCTAATGACATCGCTAATTTGCTGGCTTATCAAACTGTAGATAAACAAATCATCTTCATTGATCAGTTTCAGCGCTATGCAGTGGTTGGAGGTCAAACCATTCAAATTCCACCACCACCTCCCGCGCCAATATTATCGCTGGCTACCACTTTCATAGATTATATTAGCAATTTGCCTATAAGCAGTTATGGAAATAACTATCAGGTGCCCTCTAATTTCTCTTATGATGTCGTTCGTTCCTTGGCGTCCTTTGTTCAGGGGAATCCTAACGCACCCAAAACAATGTATGTCTTCGGCGAGCCTAACTGCTCTGTGTGTCATGAATTTTATGTCGCCATGCAGCCTTACGTGGTAAGTGGGCAAGTATCAATCCATTGGATTTTGGTCAGCTTTTTGCAACCCACGTCTCAAGGCAAAGTTTGGTCTATCCTAGATGGTAAAATTCCTGCCGGTTCAAATTACCCTGCTACACCAGCGGGAGCATTCGCATATAATGAAGATAATTTCAACATAACAAGCGAAAGCGGAGGTATTCCACCCTCAACTAATCCGTCAGCGTATGCAATTCGTTCCTTAAATAAGAATGAGCAAGCGTTTATTCGATATACTGGAATAGTTGGCACACCTACAATTATTTATATAAATAATCTAGGTCAAACTGAAGTGATGATTGGTACACCTATGGATTATCCTACTTTTGTTAATGATATAAGAGGATAA